From Zea mays cultivar B73 chromosome 3, Zm-B73-REFERENCE-NAM-5.0, whole genome shotgun sequence:
gtccgcgcctgagcccggacggtccgcgcacggtctcggacggtccttgcttttccttcggacggtccgtagtgcatacttggatttttgcattggttctgtccgagtgtcatcctggtgttgcggacagtccgccgcaagggcccggacggtccgcgcttggcctgtttttccaaaaagcttctcctgtccggaataatctacggtattccggacagtcgatttagtatagttgtagatgaacctttgacacctgtagaacatataatctagagcaaactagttagtccaattatttgtgttgggcaattcaaccaccaaaattaattaggaactagatgtaagcctaattccctttcagttctcatttgcattggcaAGCTTAAGCCTTCTTAGTAAGGATAATATGTGTGTACATGAGTTAGTAACCAACAAAGTAGTGGTGTAGTGATTACAGGAGTTTCTTGCGTCACCGGAAAACTTTAGATCATCAACATTGAGATCTCCACCCCCAAATGACTTATCGAAAGATTGGGTTCCTTACTCTATCACGTGGTATCAGATTTCAAGTTGCCCAAGTATCTTACTTAGTTTTTCCTTAGTAGATTGAATCCATTTTTCATTACTGAAAGTCGcctggagggggtgaataggcaaaacctataaattataaactttaaacacaaaACTTCACCccgaggttagtgttagaatGAGTAGTAATGaaatcggagtgcggaagatagttcttcttgtcatgagttgctcaatcaatgctgataactttgggagctagcTCAAAAATGATTGCAAGAAAGATAACTTAGAGAGATGGGAAGGAAGAATCAAATCGCAATAAAATATTAACACAAAGACACGTGCGATTTATTTCTTGAGGttcagttctaaagaacctaccccccattgaggaggccacatagGTCAGGTCTCTTTGAACCTTGCCCTCTCTCAAACCATCAATTAGATCGGtttagtgcttcttcttaatcttgaGGGTCACTCAGACCCcgcgaggatcaccacacaattaggtgtctcttgctagctttacaagtcacctGGGAGtttggaaggagatgaagaaagcatgaCCAAGAAACCAAGCAACAAAGAGCGACAAATGAAACACTAGCTCACACTCTCTAGAATCTCTCATAAGGCACTTATAATGTGTTTGGTTGCGGGATAGTTGGGGATAGGCAGGACAGGGACGTCCCCTGGCTTcctctctcgtccctccaattttAAGGAACAACTGGGGACTACAATGGGATAGTCCTATCCCAACTCTGACCCTGAATCAAACAACCTTATTTAAGGGATCGTCCTATCCCATCCCGTTGTATCAttacaaccaaacacacccttaatcaCTAAGGAACGCAATCATAATTGTTGCACTTGGAGGATCTTTGATGCTTGTGTGGGGCTTTGGAATAAACTCTAGCTCTTTGCAATGAATGTGGGAGTTGAAATGCTTAGGTGCCttcaatggaggtggttggggttgtatttatagccaccaatcaCTTTCTAGTTGTTGCCCACTTTCTGCCAACCGCGAacagtccgcccctgcacatcaacggctgaaatcgcaacgatcaatagtaacggctatatcaacggctataagtgcattaaatgtgtcgtcagatgtctgATAAAGAAGTCGCGGACGGACCGGTCATGCACCCCGGATGGTCCGTGAGGACGCTAAAAATAAATTTTAACGAACCCAGCACCTTTGGGGTTTTCTGGTTTTCAACGGGCGGACGATCTGCGCCATAGGGATAGACGGTCCATGCTTGGTCCTAGACGGTGTTCTTCTCTCCTTCAGACAATTCATAGTAGAAGTTCTAAAATTTGCATAGTTCCTGTACAAGGTGCACCGAGgtgtcgcggacagtccgccggaAGGGGCCGGACGGTCAGCGCACAAGTGATTTCTCCAAAAAaactctcctgtccggaataacctacgttattccggacagtcgatttagaatagataTGGATGGACTTATGTACATGTGAAACaaccaactaggcaaactagttaatccaataGGTTGTGagggtcatcaagcaccaaaatcaatttagagaAAATGATAaaggtcatttccctttcaattacctAGAGTCCCTAAAAAACCTCACAAAATCTGTACCTCCTATCGATGTTAGAGCCTGCAATTTTGTTTAAAactgttttgttgagtttgttttTCATGTGGTTTGAGTTTGTTGCTCGTATAGCATCGTATGTTAGGTCATAGTTCTTTGCTTCTACTTGTGTTTCTTCTGCTATCCCACATCCACCAACCGAAACATCAATTTGATCCTTTGTGCTATTCGGTTTGCCCTTGCTAGTTGTCTTTATGTAAACTCTTGTTGTCGCGAAACCTAGCTAGATCATAAACCCTTTGAGCCTTTCATCCTTCACTAAAGCTATTTTCACAAATGCAGGCAAAAAAGGTAAGTGTTTAGCAGTCCGTAGTAGCCTCTAGCGGCTAGAAGCTAGAAAAAAACTAAAACAAATAGGCCCATTATATACCCTCTTAGGCTCGTCCGCACGGTCCTGTTACAAATGCTCCTGTGGGCCTTGGCTCGGTAGGCTAAGGTGGATTGTGAGGCGTCATGACCAAGGATTACAAAACTGCTTAAAAACTAGTCCAGTTTCCGGTTATCGGACTAGACTAACAATTTTCTAGTCGTGTTTAAAATTCAAAAACTTTGGTAAAATTTATAAAAAATGAAATCGGTAAAAACAGTGAAACTCGATAAAAATAGTGGTTTCCCGCATAGAAATCCGATAAAATGTTTTATTTGAATTTGGAATGCAAATCGGTCGAAAATTTGAGGATCAGTTTCTCTGTCAGGAAAACTGGTTTCTCTATGAGAATCACCGGTTTCTTGGTCAGTTTTAGCGGTTTACGACGGTATTTAAATCATCACTATATCATCACTGGGAATGATTCCCAGTTACATAATACATGGAAATTATTTTGAGGTCAAAAAATCGTTATTGCTTATCATACCTATAAGGTGCACCTTTTTCGAAAGCCTATATCAAAAGACCGATCGTAAAGTTTTTCCGAgtgtgagtgaggacaaagtgtatagaggtgAACTGTGACTTCATAGGCCAATGtttagagggtgtttggtttctaaggactaatttttagtccctatattttattctattttagttcaaaattgtcaaatatagaaactaaaattctattttaatttctatatttggcaatttatagactaaaatgaataaaaataaagggactaaacattagtccctataaaccaaacacccccttaatatgATTCATATAATACCAATGCCATCAAGTGCACCTTATTTTTGGGAAGTTTATCTAAAAACAATCTGGATTAAATGTGTTTAGCTTAGATTTTTTTTTTTGGGGATGTGACAAAAATTCCCCTCGAGAGTAATCACTGCTGATCGTACTGTCCGTGAGAGACTGAAGTGTTACAAATTAACTTGAAGTTCTGTTACGAATTAACTTAAAAGTATAACTTCGAGTAGCAACCTTTCTACATCGTAACCAATCCACGTGAGGATTTTCTAACTTTTGAATGATGACCGAACTTTCAGTATATCAACAAGCGAAGCTTGGTAATTGCCCAATTGATATTAAAGGCTAAGAAGTAGAACTTTGAGTAGCAACCTTATTAATTCTTTTCCCAATCCATGTGAGGATCATCTAACcttattaattaattatttggGGATCACGAAGAAGTAGAGCTTAGCTCAACAAGCGAAGCATAGGTTCCACCCTTCACCCGCATCAGGTCTTCATGCCTGCCTTTCTCGGCGACTGCCCCGTTCTTGAGGACAGCGATGACGTCCGCGCCTCTGACGGTGGACAGGCGATGCGCTACCACCACCGTGGTCCTACCGACCACCGCCTGGTCCAGCGCCTCCTGCACGACCCGCTCCGACTCGGCATCCAGCGCGCTGGTCGCCTCGTCCAGCAGGAGCACCTTGGGGTCCTTGACGACGGCCCTGGCGATGGCGACGCGCTGCTTCTGGCCACCGGACAGCTGGATGCCTCTCTCGCCGACAAGGGTGCTGTACCCGTCGGGCAGAGCCGATACGAACTGGTGCGCGTTGGCTgctccggcagcggcgacgaTCTCCTCTTCCGACGCCTCCCCCTGCTTCCCGTAGGCTATGTTGGCGCGGATGGTGTCGTTGAACAGCACTGGCTCTTGCGAGACCAGCCCGACCTGCTGCCGGAGCCAGCTGACTCTGAGGGCTCGGAGCTCCACGCCGTCGAAGAGGACCTTACCCGAGTCTGGATCGTAGAACCTTTCGAGCAGTGCGATCGCGGTGGACTTCCCGCTGCCGCTCTCCCCGACCAGTGCAACAGTCTGCAAGCAAGCGACAGCGACAGCGACAGTGTCAGGGAAGATCAGCTCAGATTCCATTTCTTGTTCTGGTGTGGAATTCGATTTGTTGACCTTTCCAGAAGGAATGCTTAGTGACAGATCCTTGAAGATCTGAACATTTGGCCGTAGCGGATACTTGAAGCACACGTTCTGGAAGTCGATCTCCCCCCTGACGCTCACGCCTGCGATGGTGATGCCCTCCTCGCAGCTGTAGTCGATCTTAGACTTTCGATCGAGGATTTCCAAGACAGACGCGGCCGCATCATTGGCCTTGGTGCTATCCGCGCCAACTGCGCTTGTTCGCGAGATCCCACTGGTGGCTAGAACCAATACAAAGAAGACCTGAGAGCCACTAGACAATTGAGGAGACGTCGAAACGATCAAGTGTGTGTGATGAGAGAATCACACTCACCCTGAACACCTGAGGAAACGTCGCCGTCCCTTGCTCAACGAACTTGGCACCGACATAGAAGCACAGAGCATACGTGAGGTAGAATGCCAGGAACGAGAACCCGAACCCCAGGCCACCAACGACACCTTCCCTGATCCCTTGCTTTATCGGAGACTCACATTTCCTCTCGTAGGCGTCCACCGCTTTCTTCTCGCCAGAAAACGACGCTACGGTTCTGATGCCGCCGACCGCGTCAGTGGCCACTTGGCTTGCTTCCTCATACTTGAGCTGCATATATATATCATCCCGCCAAACAATTAGACAGATCATGTACTCGCATGCATGCAGCAGTGGTTTACGGTTTACACAGATCATGTGTACCTACCTTCGCGTTTCTGTTGAGACCTTTAAGGAACTTCATCTGAGCATAGCCTTGGAAACCCACAAAGGGAACCACCACAGTGATGATCAGTGCCAGCTTCCAGTTTGCAACTGTTGCTATTGTGAAGCCTGATATGACAGTTGATAAAGTCTGCACATTGAGTGCTAAATTGTCCCCAACAAGCCGCTTAACGTTCATGGCATCGGTTGATAGTCTTGCACCAATTGATCCACTGGAATAAAAGAAAATGAAATACACCAGCTGGAGAAATGTTTCTTAAGATAACAGCAAAATAGATTGTTTTGAGAATAAAAAAAAACCAACACACCTTGAGTGTTCAGGTTCATCAAACCAGCTAATCTCTTGGCGCATTAAACTTTGGAATGTCAGTGATCGTACGCGCTCCACAAGCTTCCCACCAGCTAATCCGAATAGGAAATACTCTACTGGAATCAGAACAAATGCACAAGCACCCAACGCAACGAACATGCTTGCCCAGAACCTCGAGTCCTTCAGTAGTTCTGCAGGTGGCTCATAGAACACCTTTATTGCGGTGGAGATCAATGTGCCATATATTGGGAAAATAACGCCATGCATCGCAGCAGTTATAGAACCAAGTGCAAGGACAAGAGCTTCTGGTTTGTTTAGATACAAGAGTCTGCCAAGTGGAGCTTTCTTTGGAGCTCTGCTCGTTTTGTCAACAGTCTCTTCCACATCTGGAGATCCATTGAGTTCCATAGGATCAGGTAGACCAAGTGGAGCAGGGAAGGAGTGCCTACCACTGTGCCCAAACGAGGAAGATCCTTTACTAGTTGATCTCCTGGAGATACTTTGGCTTCTTGGTTTGCTATTAATAGACCTAGAGCCAATACCATTTGTTAGTACAATATCAGGGTCAACGCTTGAAAATTCTGCCCCTTGGCGTGTCTCTTGTAGATGTATCAGCTGAGAGTAAGCACCTTCAGGTATCTTCTTCATCAGTTCTACATGTGAGCCTGCCCAGAATTCACACAAGCAGAATTTATGCACCTAACCATGCAGCTCAAATATATCTACATTTTTTTTCCTCTTCTAAAGAGTAAATGAGTAAAGGAAAAACACATCTATTTCTAGGATTTTAGTTATTCTCCAAATTCCAGATATTATACCTTGTTCAACCACCTTCCCGTGTTGTAGGACAGATATCACATCAGCATTTTTCACTGTGCTTAGGCGATGAGCAACGATAATCGTAGTCCTTTCTAGCATGACCCTATTCAGAGCTTCTTGAACCACCCTCTCAGATTCCATATCCAATGCGCTAGTTGCTTCATCAAGTAGTAAGATCCTAGGGTTCTTTACGATTGCTCTAGCAATTGCTATTCTCTGCTTCTGTCCTCCAGACAGTTGAGTTCCACGTTCCCCAACCAATGTGTCAAGACCCTGTAATGTTCACAAAATATACTGGTTAATAATCTGTGGCAAAAAAAAAAGGTTAATATTATGACCGCATTAGTTTATATGTACATTTGGTAACTTATCGATGAATTTAGCAGCATTTGCAAGCTCAGTTGCTCTCTTGATCTCTTCAAGTGTTGAATTTTCCATTCCATAGGCAATGTTTTCCCTGATTGTAGTTGAGAACAACACTGGTTCTTGACTGACGAGACCAATTTTTCCTCTTATCCATCCAAGGTGCATCCTTCTAATGTCAACTCCGTCGATCAAAACTTGTCCAGCCCGTGGGTCGTAGAATCTCTCCACCAAACTGATCACGGTGGACTTCCCACTGCCACTCTCCCCCACTAGGGCCATAGTTGTGCCATTTGGTACTTGCAGCGAGAATCCATCAAATACCAAATGTTCAGACCTAGTAGGATAGCTGAAGTACACATCCTTCAGTTCAATGTCACCCTTTATGTCCTCCAATATGACACCTGTGGTATCATATATATCAATATCTGGTTTCCGTTCAATTGTCTTGAACATTCTATATGCTGCTCCTTGACCTTCAGCAAAAGCTGTTACTGATGGTGTTGCCTGACCTAAGGACCTATGGAACAAACATAGAAGCATTGCTCATTTATCATGAATGTTATTGATCATTTATGAATCTTCAGTGACCATGAAGTAATTAGGTTATGAGACTTACATTGCGCCAATCATGACAGCCATTATGACAGAGATAACCATGCCACCATTGTATCCTCGCTCAACTATCAGTCTAGATCCATACCAAACGGCCAAGCCATAGCTGCAAAACAAGACTGCCATTACGGAACCTAGTCCAAGTCCATTTACAGCACCTTCTTGTAGAGCAGATTCATATGCTTTTCGTATGAACTTGTTATATGTTCTTATAGCCTGCTTCTCACCATTGAACGACACAACCTTCAAAGCATAAGCAGATATATAAACTAGGTTACTGGAACATCATGATACTACATTATTACTAATCAACGAAGGAGGCAAGGATCAATAACCACAAAGAAGTGTCTAGCTAGTTGCACTAACCGTTCTAATAGCTCCAAGCATCTGTTCGACAACATTCCCAGCATCACCATATTTTGCTTGCATGCGAGTGGAGAGTCTTGTCATCAGCCTTGACACAATCGCACCAGCGATGGCGATTGGAGGAATGCTTGAGAGCATAACAAGGGCCAAGAGCCATCCTTTTACAAATGCAATAATAAAGCCACCAATAAAAGTAGAAAGAAGTTGTATGGACTTCCCAACCTAATGAAAATATACACACACCAAAGAGTTAATATGAAAACACTTCTTATGGTTTATCAACTATGTTCAGAAACAAAATGAGTACACATTTTTTTTCTTGAAGAATATTAAGTTACAAAGCTATCCAATATTTGATTGCAAGTTCATGATGCCGACATTTTATAATGTTAGGAAATAAAATAGACACAAAAATCTCTGTTAATTTTAAGGTGCCTACTACAACTCTATATAAGAATCCACGACTACAATGACAACCATGGCACCGAAAAAGTTTTCACCAGTACTCATGTGGCTCAGATAAATTATGTAATTTTGCATTTAGTCATCTTACTGACTTTGGTTTGTtatgttgaagtgtataagtgatTAACTACCTTCTTCCATTAGTTTAACCTTTTGGGTTAGACTAGTTAGTGTGTCCACTCTAACATAGTATCAAAGCCAGAGGTTTCGAGTTCGAATTCTAACAAAGGTTTTTATTTATGTCTCTACTCATGTATTTTCACGTTTGCGTCTCTCTCTGGTTGTGTTTGCACTTTTCTCTTTAGCTGCACGTGAGCAGTGGCAGGCCCATATGAGGTCCAGATAGGCCACTACACTCTCTCTAGTTACGTTTACACCTTTCTCTTTGACTGCACGTGAGTCGTGGCAGACCCACATGGAGGTCTAGGTGGGCCACGGCACATACTAACTCGCTAAGCCGGTCCATTCAGACCCCCAACCCCTGTACCGCAATCTCTTGTGTTCATCTTCAGCAATCAGCATCGCGCCGCAGCAGGTCGACCTCGTCCTAACGCCTACTCTCACGCGCCTCCTCCAAACCCTCACACTAGCCATAGGCCGTTGCAGTAGCCACCGACCACATGCGGACATGCCACTGCGCCACGCGGCAAGCCAGCGATCCGCCCACTGCCCAGCCACAGCGCACCGGTGGCTCCGGCTCCCAGCGGCCAGCGCCTGTGGGCCACGTGGCTGCCTCCCCATGACGCCGTCGCGCCCGATTTAGAGCAGCAGAGCAGGTCGAGTGCCTCCTTCAGCACGTCTGCGAGCAGTGAATCAGTGATTCGATGAATAATGATCCGATCACCAGTGTGTTCGATAGGACCATCACTGAAAGTTTCATAGGAAAAAGGCATCAAACAACTAGTTGTGGTCTAGTTTTTTTCCGAGACCAATCGATAAATAACTGAAGCACTAGTTGTGCACAGATGCAAGGCCAACAAGCATACAGATAAAGGAGCTCTCAGAATGACTGAAATATGACAAGCACAGACGAAATCAAGAAGAAAAGAAAACATTGTATTGCAATCTTTATGTCTATTTTATAATATGTTCGAAATTTTTATACTCTAATGTATGCAACATTCATGCGTATTGGATAAAATTATACTTGAAAATTTGTTGGACACACCCTATATAAAAATCCTATGTCCGCCACTGCACGTGAGTGAGGATGTTAAAGTGTATAAGTAGATTGACTATATTTTTCTATTAGCTTATGTTTTTAGGTTGAATTGGTAAGTGCATCTACTCTAGCATGTTACACATTTCACTAAAAGAAGAAGCAGTGTGACCACACGTCAAAGCATTCAAAACATGTAAATCAAAGAAGAAATGTGGTTTAGTTGTTAGCTTTTCACTTCCTGCAGTCTAAAAGTAGGGTACCTTTTCTCCGATGGCATCTTGAATTAGGAATGTATCCCCTGCCATCCTCTCAACCACTTGCCCAGTGCTCATTTCCATGTCAAAGAATGCAATATCCTGTCTTAGAATTGCCTTGAGATACAAGGCTCTGATTCGTGCTGCTTGTCTTTCTCCGGTAATTATCCAACATGATACCTCTAGCAAAATATTAAGTTAATTAATTGACATAGGTTTGTTTCTAGTAATATCCattaggtcccgtttgtttcctttcattttgagaaattagaatcttactaatggaatagtCTATTTTTTATAATGTGgcgttccaccactttccaaagttatcatataagactatctcaaattcatggggtgagagatggaaattgattctatagatttacatgctatttttcagatgcacaacttatagcacactcttttacttgcttcgctataacataaatgtagtatataactatctctttcatatgatttagtataatatacaaatatattacatatataaatatatgaacttaattaattttgtctaaattataattattaaaatggaattcaattccaacgaaacaaacggggccttactGAAAAAGATATTCGGGAAAACAAGTCTTCTCTATAAGTAATCATTTCCTATATAGTTGGTAAATTCTGAAACCAAATGATGATTTCTGCCTAGTAATGGTTATGACAAATTCTAGATAGGAAATAATCCACTTACGAAATGTTGAAGCAAGCCCGGCTCCAATGGCAAGATAAACGAAGTTCATTATCACCTGGGAATAGGAAACATGGCATTGTTTAGTAAGAAAAAGAAAACAAAGTCACTTACCTTAATAAAACAATCACTAACCTAGACATTTATATTATTTCTAGATGACCAAGCCTAATTAATTTATTATTAGCAAACATTTATTGTAGCATTATATGGACGAATCATGGACTAATTAGTCTTAATAAGTGTGTCTTATCTTTAGTCTTTATCTGTGTAGTTAGTTTTATAACCCAATTGTATTTAATGTTTCTAACTAGTACCAAACATTCGACATGATAGAGACTAAAGATTAGTTAGGATCCAAATACCCCCTTACTCCTGTCTCAGCTCTCTGGCTCTCTGGCCTGCGTAGCGACCCTacttagaccaactccagcagcaTCCGACAGCGCATCCGTATTATGCCTTCCATCGAATATGGACCTCACTGGTATGCGGTGTGTGCTTTCCAGCAGCATCTGTATCACTCCGTGTATTCAAGCTCTCTCTCTCGTGGACTGATGCCTGATTGTTTCCTTCCCGCGAAAACTGTGCATCTACAACACCTCTGGTGGAGCACGGTCGTTGAGCTAGGGAGAAGAGAAGAGAGAGAACATGGATGACAACGGAGTGGAAGTAGGCGCCCCATTTTGCATGGCGACAAACGGAGCCTGCTGGACACAGGAACAATATGTTTGGGCGTGCATTTTACAGATACAGAGTCATTTAGGAggtctgctggagttggtcttaaTCCTTCTCCCTCGCACGACGCCCTCGCCTCTCCACGACGTGGTGCCCCTCTCTCCCCATGCGGCAGCGCACCTCCCTCTCATCTGCACGGTGGTGGGCTAGATGCAGTGGATCAAAAAGTCCAAATGTGGCGGTGGTCAGGCTGCGGCGGATGCTACAAGGGCTGCGGCGACAAGGACAATGGTGGATCCAGCGCGCCTCCTCTCCTCCACTCCACCCTCTCTCACTCCAAATCCTGCGGCGATAGACCCGCGCCCTGCTAGGGGTGGGGTGGGGGCGAGCTCCGACGTTTTTTTATTGATTGGCTCTTTCTTCGAGTACAAGATATAGTATCTGAACTCACACGCACACACACGCATACCTACCCTATCGGTTAGAACTACAACCTATACCTAAAGGTATACATAGGTGCAGCTACCAAAGGTGGTATCCAGCAATGACAGACACGTTTCTTTGACCATTGTGGCACATTTGCGTAAGAAGGCAACACACAAAATTATTAACGGGGGAAAACCTCAGCGGGACACCTGAGTTGCTCCCTACACATGCATAGCTCCAACGTTTTTTATCGTGCACATATTTTTCCTGGCCTTTGTTAGTCCTTATTCGATTAGTGGATTGGATGGAATTCAAAAAATGAAGGATTTTGATTTACTTGGGAGTTAATATCACTCAATCCAGTACAATCCATATCGATTAAACATAAAACGGATAGGCGCTTAGTTGTTACGACCCGTTTAGTTAGAGTGACTAATCTTTAGTCTCTGGTTTTTAGTCCCGTTTAGTCCTTACTTTACCAAACGGAAGGACTAAAGTAGAGACTAAAGGGCTAAATGGAACTAAAGTACAACATTTACTCCAATTACCCTTGCTTAGAAAACTGACGTCATACATAAGAAACAAGAAGAGGGGCATTTCGGTCTTTATGTCTTGCAATTAATGTATTTTGAATTTGTTTAGTCCCTCCAACCAAACACATtaggaactaaagtttagtctctaaACTAAAATTTAGTCCTATGACCAATGGAACCAAACTGGGTCTTAATCTTTTTTTCACGTAATATTGTGTCTTCTTGATCGTGAGTGTAACATGTGTTGTCTCCGTAATTGTATTAGCCTATTATTGTAGTGGTCCACAATTTGGTAACGTGTTATGTACATGTAATCCGTGGATCACAATTCATAAGGTTAGACCACGTCCAGCAGTTTATCCATAGTTTACCCAAAACACTGTTTTTTGTATCGTTCTACACCATATACTACATTGTTCACaaagtggagtttgaatatggaTATACGGACAGTTAAGCTCCTGGAGATAGTCTTAGTCAATTGCTATAGAACCTGTATAGCATAAAGTCAAGTCATAGTCAGCATGACGTGTTCATCACATGACTTGTTTATCGATTTTCTTGGTTAGcatgattgaaagggaaatgtgcctttgggccatttctaagtattttggtgattaagtgccaacacaagtacttaaatgtgaatctatgcccatggatgaacaaagttcaAATCACaactaaaggtatgtttctaagccttagcacattggttttgtgtactaatatatttgtctaagtgttagaaacagagagaagaagaaatgaagaatgttggctgtgtacagccaacaggatgttttggtctggggcaccggactgtccggtggtgcaccggacagtgtccggtgcgccaggctgcctcgacccgtagacgccgctctcgggaatttgccgacggcgtacggctaaaattcactggactgtccggtgtgcaccggactgtccggtgagccaacggtcggccgagccaacggtcggccgcggaatctgcgcgcgacacgtggcctggccaacggtcgggagggggcaccggactgtccggtgtgcaccggactgtccggtgcgccagatctgcaacggtcggcaacggtcgactggactgtttaaggaaagaaatcgggcaccggacagtgtccggtgtgcaccggactgtccggtgcgcccgacgacagaaggcaaggatggccttccagatttgttctcaacggctcctagctgccttggggctataaaagggacccctaggcgcatggaggagtacaccaagcattccttgagcactcttgatcactcacacatcaatcttgcgcacctgttcgacattctagtgatttgagctccgttctagtgtgctagtctcttgagctcaagtctgggtcttgtgtgtgtgtattcgctgtgatctttgtgtcgtgtgtgagttgctaatccctcccttgctctgtgactctctgtgaacatcttttgtaagggcgagaggctccaagttgtggagattcctcgcaaacgggattgagaaaagaaaagcaagaacaccgtggtattcaagttgatcattggatcacttgagaggagttgagtgcaactctcgtccgttgggacgccacaacgtggagtaggcaagttttgtacttggccgaaccacgggataaccactgtgtcatctctgggattgaattcttgtggttattgtgttttgactcctctctagccacttggcataaactgtgctaacgcttaatcaaagttttgtggctataagtttaagtttctacaggatcacctattcaccccccctctaggtgctctcaattggtatcggagccgttctcttcaagaaagggactaaccgcccgaagagatggatcctaaggggaag
This genomic window contains:
- the LOC103651638 gene encoding ABC transporter B family member 11 isoform X2, with the protein product MNFVYLAIGAGLASTFQVSCWIITGERQAARIRALYLKAILRQDIAFFDMEMSTGQVVERMAGDTFLIQDAIGEKVGKSIQLLSTFIGGFIIAFVKGWLLALVMLSSIPPIAIAGAIVSRLMTRLSTRMQAKYGDAGNVVEQMLGAIRTVVSFNGEKQAIRTYNKFIRKAYESALQEGAVNGLGLGSVMAVLFCSYGLAVWYGSRLIVERGYNGGMVISVIMAVMIGAMSLGQATPSVTAFAEGQGAAYRMFKTIERKPDIDIYDTTGVILEDIKGDIELKDVYFSYPTRSEHLVFDGFSLQVPNGTTMALVGESGSGKSTVISLVERFYDPRAGQVLIDGVDIRRMHLGWIRGKIGLVSQEPVLFSTTIRENIAYGMENSTLEEIKRATELANAAKFIDKLPNGLDTLVGERGTQLSGGQKQRIAIARAIVKNPRILLLDEATSALDMESERVVQEALNRVMLERTTIIVAHRLSTVKNADVISVLQHGKVVEQGSHVELMKKIPEGAYSQLIHLQETRQGAEFSSVDPDIVLTNGIGSRSINSKPRSQSISRRSTSKGSSSFGHSGRHSFPAPLGLPDPMELNGSPDVEETVDKTSRAPKKAPLGRLLYLNKPEALVLALGSITAAMHGVIFPIYGTLISTAIKVFYEPPAELLKDSRFWASMFVALGACAFVLIPVEYFLFGLAGGKLVERVRSLTFQSLMRQEISWFDEPEHSSGSIGARLSTDAMNVKRLVGDNLALNVQTLSTVISGFTIATVANWKLALIITVVVPFVGFQGYAQMKFLKGLNRNAKLKYEEASQVATDAVGGIRTVASFSGEKKAVDAYERKCESPIKQGIREGVVGGLGFGFSFLAFYLTYALCFYVGAKFVEQGTATFPQVFRVFFVLVLATSGISRTSAVGADSTKANDAAASVLEILDRKSKIDYSCEEGITIAGVSVRGEIDFQNVCFKYPLRPNVQIFKDLSLSIPSGKTVALVGESGSGKSTAIALLERFYDPDSGKVLFDGVELRALRVSWLRQQVGLVSQEPVLFNDTIRANIAYGKQGEASEEEIVAAAGAANAHQFVSALPDGYSTLVGERGIQLSGGQKQRVAIARAVVKDPKVLLLDEATSALDAESERVVQEALDQAVVGRTTVVVAHRLSTVRGADVIAVLKNGAVAEKGRHEDLMRVKGGTYASLVELSSTSS